From one Cellulosilyticum sp. I15G10I2 genomic stretch:
- a CDS encoding efflux RND transporter permease subunit translates to MNVTKVSVKRPLTIIMVFCVLIVFGYMGFTKMPLELMPDIEIPVISVSTVWGGAGPEDIDTQVTKVVEDAVSAVNGVDTVVSYSMEGVSVVILQFEFDIDMIEALNNVRNKVELVQANLPDGVNKSTVSQIDITAMPISQLVITSDLDDVTVMRYAEDIVQPAFEQVQGITSADIQGGSIAEISVIANSTMLERYGVTLDTISGIIRSSNLTVPYGTITEGENKITLRTAEELTSLEQIKALQIPNAVGKTIQLDKVCDVVYGYADQTSIYRYNGVDSLLLSINKQQSANTVQVMKDAKKTLAKLNTANPDYTLALVNDESEYINSAMNNVWSTLALSSIIALIVILLFLKDLRASVIVAVAIPLSIIGAVAALYFSGQTLNLITVGGLVLGVGMVVDNSIVVIENIFNKRHSTDLGIHDSAIVGTTSVTNAILASTLTSVAVFLPIFFTTGIAKIMFGALAQSIIYSLLFSIVVSITLVPSLFAKLSTGKKHKEVIEKPSPIFDKVKNGYEHLLKFCLTHKSIVIIGSLVILIVSFMKMSSIGMDLMPVADEGALSISMELPKGLSLESSDYYLTMAEEKLSAIPEIKNTTSSLGSGGNMRSMMSGGNNTASISVNLVDKKERERSTAEVSDDIRTLLATIPDCKIAVSMTDSSMGGMGGSGYSINVQGPDLDVLEVLAKQVEERIRGLEGFQDVESSLSDTTEEAQIKINTERALEWGINTQTVTSMLRMSIEGSTVTTAKIDGHTVDVNLKLEDEKIQSVNDLLNLKVRSASGENIPIGAFSHIVLADGLRSLSKTDGNYSISISATLKDLDMGTAQAAVLEATSDLNIPRDYSLVSGSNMEMMMESFASLAQALGISVILVYMVMVAQFESFKKPFIIMFSVPFAFVGVVWSLALAGSSLSIPAFIGIILLVGIVVNNGIVLIDYIEQLRKESDISLIDAVAHGSATRLRPVLMTTLTTVLAMVPQMLALGEGSETMQPMGIVVFGGLSISTLVTLLLIPTIYILFERHEEKKQARKSARAAKKAEAVSL, encoded by the coding sequence ATGAATGTAACGAAAGTATCTGTTAAACGGCCTCTTACTATTATTATGGTCTTTTGTGTGCTTATTGTATTTGGTTATATGGGCTTTACTAAAATGCCGTTAGAGCTTATGCCAGATATAGAAATCCCTGTTATTTCCGTTAGTACTGTTTGGGGGGGCGCAGGTCCTGAAGATATTGATACCCAAGTAACTAAAGTGGTGGAAGATGCTGTGTCTGCTGTTAACGGCGTTGACACGGTTGTCTCCTACTCTATGGAAGGTGTTTCAGTTGTTATTTTGCAATTTGAATTTGATATTGATATGATCGAAGCACTTAATAATGTGCGTAATAAGGTAGAATTAGTTCAAGCTAATTTACCAGATGGTGTTAATAAATCTACTGTTTCACAAATTGATATTACGGCTATGCCTATCAGTCAACTCGTCATAACCAGTGATTTAGATGATGTAACTGTTATGCGTTATGCTGAAGATATTGTTCAGCCTGCTTTTGAGCAGGTACAAGGTATTACCTCGGCTGACATCCAAGGTGGCTCTATTGCAGAGATTTCTGTAATTGCCAACTCCACCATGCTTGAACGCTACGGTGTAACTTTGGATACGATTTCAGGTATTATAAGGTCCAGTAATCTAACAGTTCCCTATGGTACCATTACCGAGGGTGAAAACAAAATCACCCTTCGAACCGCTGAAGAACTCACTTCTTTAGAACAGATTAAAGCCTTACAGATCCCCAATGCTGTTGGCAAAACAATTCAATTAGATAAAGTCTGCGATGTTGTTTATGGGTATGCAGATCAAACCTCTATTTATCGTTATAACGGTGTTGACAGCTTACTTTTATCTATTAATAAGCAACAATCTGCCAATACTGTACAGGTTATGAAAGATGCCAAAAAGACTTTAGCAAAACTCAATACTGCTAACCCTGACTATACCTTGGCTCTTGTTAATGACGAAAGTGAATACATCAATTCTGCAATGAATAATGTATGGAGTACTCTTGCTCTCAGCTCTATTATTGCTCTTATTGTTATCCTGCTCTTTTTAAAGGACCTAAGGGCTTCTGTTATTGTAGCTGTAGCTATTCCTCTTTCTATCATTGGCGCTGTAGCTGCGTTGTACTTCTCTGGTCAAACCCTTAATCTGATTACAGTAGGTGGTCTAGTACTGGGAGTAGGAATGGTTGTTGACAACTCCATTGTTGTTATCGAAAATATTTTTAATAAACGGCACTCTACTGATCTTGGGATACATGATTCAGCTATCGTTGGCACCACCTCAGTTACCAATGCTATTTTAGCTTCTACCCTTACTTCTGTAGCAGTATTTTTACCTATTTTCTTTACAACTGGCATAGCTAAGATTATGTTTGGTGCTTTGGCACAGTCTATCATCTATTCGCTGCTCTTTTCTATCGTTGTGTCCATCACTTTAGTGCCCAGCCTTTTTGCCAAACTAAGTACAGGTAAAAAACATAAAGAGGTGATAGAAAAACCTTCACCTATTTTTGATAAAGTTAAAAATGGTTATGAACATTTGTTAAAATTCTGTTTAACTCATAAATCAATCGTCATCATTGGCAGTCTTGTCATTTTGATTGTATCTTTTATGAAAATGTCTTCTATCGGTATGGATTTAATGCCAGTAGCTGATGAAGGAGCCCTCAGTATTTCTATGGAGCTCCCTAAAGGACTTAGCCTAGAATCTAGTGATTATTACCTCACAATGGCAGAAGAAAAGCTTTCAGCTATTCCTGAAATAAAAAATACCACTTCTTCTCTTGGTTCCGGCGGCAATATGAGGAGTATGATGAGTGGTGGCAATAACACTGCCTCTATTTCTGTGAATCTAGTTGATAAAAAAGAGAGAGAAAGATCCACAGCTGAAGTCTCCGACGACATTAGGACTTTGCTTGCGACTATTCCTGACTGTAAAATAGCGGTTTCTATGACTGACAGCAGCATGGGAGGTATGGGAGGCAGTGGTTACTCTATTAATGTTCAAGGTCCTGACCTAGATGTTCTGGAAGTCCTGGCTAAACAAGTTGAAGAGAGAATAAGAGGTCTTGAAGGTTTTCAAGATGTAGAGAGCAGCCTCTCTGACACAACGGAAGAAGCACAAATTAAGATTAATACCGAAAGAGCTCTTGAATGGGGCATCAATACCCAGACTGTTACCTCTATGCTACGTATGTCTATTGAAGGCAGCACTGTAACTACTGCTAAAATTGATGGACATACCGTAGATGTTAACTTAAAGCTTGAAGATGAAAAGATTCAAAGTGTCAATGATTTGCTCAATCTCAAGGTGCGTTCAGCTTCTGGTGAAAATATCCCTATTGGTGCTTTTTCACATATTGTTCTTGCTGACGGTCTTAGGAGTCTTTCTAAAACCGATGGCAATTATTCCATAAGCATCTCTGCTACCCTTAAAGATTTGGACATGGGCACTGCTCAAGCAGCTGTTCTGGAAGCGACTTCTGACCTTAATATTCCTAGAGATTATTCCCTTGTATCAGGCAGTAATATGGAAATGATGATGGAATCCTTTGCTAGCCTTGCACAAGCATTAGGTATCTCTGTTATTCTTGTTTACATGGTTATGGTTGCTCAGTTTGAATCTTTTAAAAAACCGTTTATCATTATGTTCTCGGTACCTTTTGCCTTTGTTGGAGTGGTTTGGTCTTTAGCCCTTGCAGGTTCTTCACTAAGCATCCCTGCCTTTATCGGTATTATCTTGCTGGTAGGTATCGTTGTTAATAACGGTATTGTACTTATTGACTATATTGAACAGCTTCGTAAAGAAAGTGACATAAGTCTTATAGACGCTGTAGCTCACGGTTCTGCAACCAGACTACGCCCAGTACTAATGACCACGCTTACTACCGTTTTAGCTATGGTACCGCAAATGCTTGCTCTCGGCGAAGGAAGTGAGACCATGCAGCCAATGGGTATTGTTGTATTTGGAGGACTCAGTATTTCAACCCTTGTCACTTTATTACTCATTCCTACGATTTATATCCTCTTCGAACGACACGAAGAGAAAAAACAAGCCAGAAAGTCAGCCCGTGCTGCTAAAAAAGCTGAAGCTGTAAGTTTGTAA
- a CDS encoding hemerythrin domain-containing protein, whose product MTNINNLERQHREICEAINEIKSFIGKNNIEQDSGEIAKLISLLAGKLKIHLQSEDRFLYPSLLNNSHSEIKQIAEIFIRDMGMISTDFEKYKEQFNTRNKIINNKERLKKETDVVFKILTDRLNKEDSQLYPLIKAQG is encoded by the coding sequence ATGACAAATATAAATAATTTAGAAAGACAGCATAGAGAAATATGTGAGGCAATTAATGAAATTAAAAGTTTTATAGGCAAAAATAATATAGAACAAGATTCAGGTGAGATTGCCAAGTTAATTAGCTTATTAGCTGGTAAACTAAAGATACATCTACAATCAGAAGATAGGTTTCTCTATCCTAGTTTATTAAATAATTCTCATTCTGAGATTAAACAAATAGCAGAAATTTTTATACGCGATATGGGAATGATCAGTACAGATTTTGAGAAATACAAAGAGCAATTTAATACACGGAACAAGATCATCAACAATAAAGAAAGATTAAAAAAAGAAACTGATGTGGTTTTTAAGATACTTACAGACCGCTTAAATAAAGAAGATAGTCAGTTATATCCATTAATAAAAGCTCAAGGATAA
- the speD gene encoding adenosylmethionine decarboxylase, translated as MNTIQSNKVKLHGFNNLTKTVSFNMYDICYTKTPADRQAYIEYIDEQYNAERLTQILTTVTEIIGATILNVAKQDYDPQGASVTILVSEYPTYNASHDTKSASPGPLPDTVVAHLDKSHLTVHTYPEYHPYEGISTFRADIDVSTCGEISPLKALNYLIHSFDADIMTIDYRVRGFTRDFTGHKLFIDHKIDSIQNFIPEHIRMMYNMIDVNVYQENIFHTKCKLKGFDLDNYLFGYTKDELHRGEAKMIAKKVKKEMDEIFYGTNVAEAMFNLEEYDESL; from the coding sequence ATGAACACTATACAATCAAACAAAGTAAAACTACATGGATTTAATAATTTAACTAAAACTGTTTCTTTTAACATGTATGATATTTGCTATACCAAAACCCCTGCTGATCGGCAAGCTTATATAGAGTATATTGATGAACAGTATAATGCTGAAAGACTTACTCAAATCTTAACCACAGTAACTGAAATTATAGGAGCAACTATTTTAAATGTAGCCAAGCAAGATTATGACCCACAGGGTGCTAGTGTAACCATACTTGTTTCTGAGTATCCGACTTATAATGCTTCTCATGATACAAAGTCTGCATCTCCTGGACCGCTGCCTGATACTGTTGTCGCGCATCTCGATAAAAGTCATCTTACAGTACACACTTACCCAGAATATCATCCTTATGAAGGTATTAGTACTTTTAGAGCAGATATTGATGTGTCTACATGTGGCGAGATATCCCCGCTTAAGGCACTTAATTATCTTATTCACTCTTTTGATGCGGATATTATGACGATTGACTATCGTGTACGCGGTTTTACAAGAGACTTTACTGGGCATAAACTATTTATAGACCATAAAATAGATTCGATACAAAACTTTATTCCTGAGCATATACGCATGATGTATAACATGATTGATGTGAATGTTTATCAGGAAAATATTTTCCATACTAAATGCAAACTTAAGGGATTTGACTTAGATAATTATCTTTTTGGCTATACAAAAGATGAGCTTCATCGTGGTGAAGCAAAAATGATTGCTAAAAAAGTTAAAAAAGAAATGGACGAAATTTTCTACGGCACCAACGTAGCAGAAGCCATGTTTAATTTGGAGGAATATGATGAATCACTCTAG
- a CDS encoding TolC family protein: protein MKISFKKLLTVFMSIVLLSALPLSAAELKPVLKLDDAVQSAFVRSNQVSLNVKEYDLLREQLKAIEGASFVSYQTMYLTKAKNEQQAQIIKDQITYDITNRYNALILLEKEIMNLDASIMINSKKLQTMALQKKLGLVSTLEFDNAQIQLDMQKSTHKAKLEALTNDQNHFKVLTGKDLSKYLLDDAISYEPFRITGSVENYTNNKAADYLKYDKDIVALQADNILQEGATPMPWAVYLGEKYKVDKNLSTLENNQEKIKQGLISSYSTLLSLEEQIATLQNQLKLIHNQLQIAKLQAEVGMITKLDYDTQLIKLQDTDYALIKLITNYNSLKTAIQKPWVSSGGM from the coding sequence ATGAAAATTTCCTTCAAAAAACTACTAACTGTCTTTATGAGCATTGTTTTACTCAGTGCACTGCCTTTGTCTGCTGCTGAACTTAAACCAGTTCTTAAGTTAGATGATGCTGTTCAATCTGCTTTTGTCCGCAGCAATCAAGTTTCATTAAATGTTAAAGAATACGATCTGCTTCGTGAACAACTTAAAGCCATTGAAGGAGCAAGTTTCGTCTCTTATCAAACCATGTACTTAACTAAGGCTAAAAATGAACAGCAAGCACAAATTATAAAAGATCAGATTACTTATGATATTACCAATCGTTATAACGCGCTTATCTTACTCGAAAAAGAGATTATGAATTTAGATGCAAGTATAATGATCAACTCCAAAAAACTTCAAACTATGGCTCTTCAAAAAAAATTAGGCCTAGTCAGCACGCTGGAGTTCGATAACGCTCAAATTCAATTAGACATGCAAAAAAGTACCCACAAGGCAAAACTTGAGGCATTAACAAATGATCAAAACCATTTTAAAGTACTTACAGGCAAGGATCTGTCTAAGTATCTATTAGATGATGCCATCTCTTATGAACCTTTTCGCATTACCGGCTCAGTAGAAAACTATACCAATAATAAAGCAGCTGATTATCTAAAATATGATAAAGATATCGTAGCCCTGCAAGCAGATAATATTCTGCAAGAAGGGGCTACACCAATGCCTTGGGCCGTTTACCTTGGTGAAAAATATAAGGTTGATAAAAATCTTTCTACTCTAGAAAATAATCAGGAAAAAATCAAACAAGGTTTAATCTCAAGCTATTCTACCTTGCTAAGTTTAGAAGAACAAATAGCCACCTTGCAAAATCAACTTAAACTTATACACAATCAACTTCAAATTGCAAAACTCCAAGCTGAAGTGGGTATGATAACAAAGTTAGACTACGATACTCAGCTTATAAAACTGCAAGATACGGATTACGCTTTAATTAAACTTATTACTAACTATAATTCACTTAAAACAGCTATTCAAAAGCCCTGGGTTTCAAGTGGCGGTATGTAA
- a CDS encoding response regulator transcription factor gives MGYILIADDDIAIAELIADSLTDEGYATRIVTDGESALWTIKKESEQIDLILLDIMMPHKDGLEICMEVRAITPCPIVFVSAKSSDRNRILGLDIGADDYITKPFIVAELVARVNAHVRREKRKLKHDESLITLGDIVIDKQNGIVKRNGLLVDLSTREFQVFSYLVDNMGKVLSREQIFENVWGNTFGDLNSVTIHIKNIRGKLDPDNQLIRTVWGVGYRLVKGGARCL, from the coding sequence ATGGGTTATATATTAATAGCTGATGATGATATTGCTATTGCAGAACTTATTGCAGATAGTCTGACTGATGAAGGGTATGCAACGCGCATTGTTACAGATGGTGAATCAGCACTTTGGACTATCAAAAAAGAATCTGAACAAATTGATCTCATTCTTTTAGATATTATGATGCCTCACAAAGATGGCCTAGAAATTTGTATGGAAGTACGGGCTATCACGCCATGTCCTATTGTATTTGTCAGTGCCAAATCTTCTGATCGCAATAGAATATTGGGACTTGATATCGGAGCAGATGACTATATTACCAAGCCCTTTATAGTTGCTGAACTTGTAGCTAGAGTTAATGCCCACGTACGCCGCGAAAAAAGAAAACTAAAACATGATGAAAGTTTAATTACTCTAGGTGATATTGTCATTGACAAGCAAAATGGTATTGTCAAGCGAAATGGCCTGCTAGTTGACTTATCTACCAGAGAATTTCAAGTGTTTTCTTATTTAGTGGATAATATGGGTAAAGTTTTATCCCGCGAACAAATCTTTGAAAATGTATGGGGTAATACTTTTGGTGATCTTAATTCTGTTACCATACACATCAAAAACATACGCGGTAAATTAGACCCTGATAATCAACTAATCCGTACCGTATGGGGAGTTGGTTACCGCCTTGTAAAGGGGGGAGCGCGTTGCCTTTAA
- the speE gene encoding polyamine aminopropyltransferase — MDLWYSENHQDDTKFSIKVNEHIHSEKSEFQQIDFFSSNTFGRFFTLDGFMMVTEKDEFIYHDMIAHVPMAVNPDIKRVLIIGGGDGGTAREILRYPSVERVDMVEIDERVVRLCQKFLPQTACKIDRDRRLTLYFEDGLQFVQDAPNNAYDLILVDSTDPIGPGEGLFTYAFYNNCQRILSDDGILINQHESPYYASYAYEMKRAHSKIKDAFPIAKVYQFHMPTYPSGHWLFGFASKKYDPIKDLKADKWQSFGLKTDYYNTDLHIGAFMLPTYVREELENA, encoded by the coding sequence ATAGATTTATGGTATAGCGAAAATCATCAGGACGATACTAAATTTTCTATTAAAGTTAATGAGCATATTCACTCAGAAAAAAGTGAATTTCAGCAAATAGACTTTTTCAGCAGCAATACTTTCGGTAGATTCTTTACACTGGATGGCTTTATGATGGTAACTGAAAAAGATGAATTTATATACCATGACATGATTGCTCATGTGCCTATGGCCGTTAATCCAGATATCAAACGCGTACTTATTATCGGTGGAGGCGATGGTGGGACTGCCCGTGAGATTTTACGTTATCCATCTGTTGAAAGAGTTGATATGGTTGAGATTGATGAACGTGTTGTACGTCTTTGTCAGAAATTCCTTCCACAGACAGCTTGTAAAATAGATAGAGACAGAAGACTTACTTTGTATTTTGAGGACGGCCTTCAGTTTGTACAGGATGCCCCCAATAATGCATACGACCTTATATTAGTAGACTCTACTGACCCTATAGGTCCTGGAGAAGGTTTATTTACCTATGCCTTCTATAATAACTGCCAAAGAATTCTGAGTGACGATGGTATTTTGATTAATCAACACGAGAGCCCTTATTATGCAAGTTACGCTTATGAAATGAAAAGAGCTCATTCTAAAATTAAAGATGCTTTCCCTATAGCTAAGGTGTATCAATTCCATATGCCAACTTATCCTTCTGGACATTGGTTGTTTGGCTTTGCATCTAAGAAGTATGATCCAATTAAAGACCTAAAAGCCGATAAGTGGCAAAGCTTTGGCCTTAAAACAGATTATTATAATACAGATCTTCATATAGGTGCCTTTATGCTTCCGACTTATGTAAGAGAAGAACTCGAGAACGCCTAG
- a CDS encoding CarD family transcriptional regulator, with product MFKIGDKVVCPMRGAGIVENIENRDFLGKIQEYFIIKIINTEMTLMIPSDRIETSNIRLISDPSTAEHAFHTLSQYEEESAQGVNAKERRKMNMDKITNGSLVDCIEVVRDLTHIHQKKSLNASEREMLMNARKFVINEVSLVKNISESQASSLIDNMLTDSFQ from the coding sequence ATGTTTAAAATTGGTGATAAGGTTGTCTGTCCTATGCGAGGGGCTGGTATTGTTGAAAATATTGAAAATAGAGATTTCTTAGGTAAAATTCAGGAATACTTTATTATAAAAATAATCAATACCGAAATGACTCTGATGATTCCTAGTGATAGAATAGAAACTTCTAATATCCGCCTAATCAGTGACCCTTCTACTGCAGAACATGCTTTTCATACCCTTAGTCAATATGAAGAAGAGTCTGCCCAAGGTGTTAATGCAAAAGAAAGACGCAAAATGAATATGGATAAAATTACAAATGGTTCTCTAGTAGACTGTATTGAAGTAGTTCGTGATTTAACACATATTCATCAAAAAAAATCGCTTAATGCCAGTGAACGTGAAATGCTTATGAATGCCCGTAAATTTGTTATTAACGAAGTAAGTCTTGTTAAAAACATCTCTGAATCTCAAGCTAGTTCATTAATTGATAATATGCTTACAGACTCATTTCAATAA
- a CDS encoding sensor histidine kinase, with protein sequence MPLKKKFALILILALVINFVAIVIYLWLFLARDIANNLRHFHEQFAVIVDELGPATTLGELGPIFKEKLQDRSVLNAIFLQAVYNTTKASLAFLPILLSVVLFYINKEVCKPLNKLNTAIDSFNHKNGYYATKHSRNEILKLSNNFFLMSEQIELSKRQKNEFISCISHDLKTPLTSILGYTQRLINPGISDEKKRLKYYQTILSKANTIQTMVEELNAYIMGEIQEVALQRVPIKKFLDEVIEEYQEELLTYSIHLTPHIDLDESLSTSLDINQIRRVFANIFSNAVIHGGKNMQITLTALNQDTNILIKIENNGLAPSNLDYDKVFDLMYQADTARTSQNHEGGGLGLAIVKQIIQKHDGSIKAYKPFGGGFGIELTLPL encoded by the coding sequence TTGCCTTTAAAAAAGAAGTTTGCCCTCATTCTTATTTTGGCTCTCGTTATTAATTTTGTGGCAATAGTCATTTATCTTTGGCTTTTTCTTGCTCGAGATATTGCAAATAACCTTCGGCATTTCCATGAACAATTCGCTGTTATTGTAGATGAACTAGGTCCTGCTACAACCTTGGGTGAGCTAGGTCCCATCTTTAAAGAAAAATTACAAGATAGAAGTGTCTTAAATGCTATTTTTTTACAAGCCGTCTATAATACTACCAAAGCTTCCTTAGCTTTTTTACCTATTTTATTAAGCGTCGTTTTATTTTATATCAATAAAGAAGTCTGTAAACCACTTAATAAACTCAATACCGCAATAGATAGTTTTAATCATAAAAATGGCTATTATGCTACCAAACATTCTAGAAATGAAATTTTAAAATTAAGCAATAATTTCTTTCTTATGTCTGAGCAAATAGAGCTAAGTAAGCGTCAAAAAAATGAATTTATCAGTTGTATCTCCCATGACTTAAAAACACCGCTTACATCTATTTTAGGCTATACACAAAGGCTGATTAATCCTGGTATATCCGATGAAAAAAAACGACTTAAGTATTATCAGACTATTTTAAGTAAGGCAAATACTATTCAAACGATGGTCGAAGAGCTTAATGCTTATATTATGGGAGAGATTCAAGAAGTAGCTTTGCAACGCGTTCCTATTAAAAAATTTTTAGATGAAGTTATTGAAGAGTATCAAGAGGAGCTTCTTACTTATAGTATTCACCTTACGCCCCATATTGATTTAGATGAGTCACTTAGCACTTCTTTAGATATTAATCAAATACGCAGAGTCTTTGCCAATATTTTTTCTAACGCCGTTATTCATGGGGGAAAAAATATGCAGATTACCCTGACTGCCTTAAATCAGGACACAAACATTTTAATCAAAATAGAAAATAACGGACTGGCTCCTTCCAATTTAGACTATGATAAGGTCTTTGATCTTATGTATCAAGCGGATACCGCCCGCACAAGTCAAAATCACGAAGGGGGCGGATTAGGCCTTGCTATTGTTAAACAGATTATTCAAAAACATGATGGTAGTATTAAAGCCTATAAGCCTTTTGGTGGCGGCTTTGGGATAGAACTTACACTTCCTCTTTAG
- a CDS encoding efflux RND transporter periplasmic adaptor subunit yields the protein MKKLKLFLLLGSIVLLNGCGKNNAEPAAVTPPPTAVTVRSAKKASIINSDTFSSRTQAATEIAVTAEMAGTVEKVYVTLGQKVQKGDKLLSIKAVDANKSVDQARAALEIAKAAYTNALGGSVDNQLNQLENGLKLAEIGYEEAKRNYDMYKQLYESDGISEDQFKKIELAFVQAEQQLNNAKKAYETSKNQTIPESQAMAKKQLEQAEVSYKIASSNLDKLTLTAPANGIITTVNFNDNEMISQSMPAFIISDLNALEVDLQVTEMDMNKFKTGDTVSVNVSDKILSGVVKDVSLVTDSRSSLYIVKISIDNTSHQLPAGMAIDIRLTTEKTENAVTIPKKAVFEEDDQKYIYICTDDKAVKTPVETGLSDAYSVEIIQGIKEGDRVVIGNISLIKDGDSLFPVEKEE from the coding sequence ATGAAAAAACTGAAGTTATTTTTACTACTTGGTAGTATAGTGCTCTTAAACGGGTGTGGCAAAAATAATGCCGAACCTGCTGCTGTTACCCCACCACCAACTGCAGTTACAGTCCGTTCTGCTAAAAAGGCCTCAATTATAAACTCTGATACCTTTAGTAGTAGAACACAAGCAGCTACAGAAATTGCAGTTACTGCTGAAATGGCGGGTACAGTTGAAAAAGTTTATGTAACCTTAGGTCAAAAAGTTCAAAAGGGTGATAAACTGCTCAGCATTAAAGCTGTTGATGCTAATAAATCAGTAGATCAGGCCAGAGCTGCACTAGAAATTGCTAAAGCTGCTTATACTAATGCCTTAGGCGGCAGCGTAGACAACCAGCTTAATCAGCTGGAAAATGGTCTCAAATTAGCTGAAATAGGTTATGAAGAAGCTAAAAGAAACTATGATATGTACAAACAGCTTTATGAGTCTGACGGCATCTCCGAAGATCAATTTAAAAAGATTGAACTCGCCTTTGTCCAGGCAGAACAGCAGCTAAATAATGCTAAAAAAGCTTATGAAACTTCTAAAAATCAGACGATTCCTGAATCTCAAGCTATGGCTAAAAAGCAACTGGAACAAGCAGAGGTTTCCTACAAGATTGCTTCTAGTAATCTGGATAAACTTACCTTAACGGCGCCTGCTAATGGCATTATTACTACTGTTAATTTTAATGATAATGAAATGATTTCACAGTCTATGCCTGCTTTTATTATTTCTGATCTCAATGCATTGGAAGTTGACTTACAAGTTACTGAGATGGATATGAATAAATTTAAAACCGGGGATACTGTTTCTGTCAACGTTTCTGACAAAATCCTATCCGGTGTGGTTAAAGACGTTTCTCTTGTGACAGACTCCAGAAGTTCTCTTTATATCGTAAAGATTTCCATTGATAATACATCACATCAATTACCTGCTGGAATGGCTATAGACATCAGGTTGACTACTGAAAAAACTGAAAACGCTGTGACCATCCCCAAAAAAGCTGTTTTTGAAGAGGATGATCAAAAATATATTTACATATGTACAGACGATAAAGCTGTTAAAACCCCTGTAGAGACTGGACTTTCTGATGCCTATAGCGTAGAGATTATACAAGGTATTAAAGAAGGTGACCGTGTAGTCATAGGTAATATTTCACTGATTAAAGATGGTGACAGCCTCTTCCCTGTAGAAAAGGAGGAGTAA